The segment AAAATGGTGGCGCTGGAGTGACACGTTGAGTTGGGAGTTGTCCCATTAATTGCTGAGCGCGAACACCTCGATGACGAGCACAGACGAGACATTTGAGTATGTGTGAACGTACTGGTTGACGTCCACCAATGATCCAGTATCGGAGTCGAGTATGAGCGAGTGTGAGTTGAGTACCACCATGCATGGTACGCTGATGGGCATCAGAGATGACGAGTCGAGTTAGAGCAGTATCACGAGGTAGAATTGCAGGATGCTTCTGTTGATCTGAGTTTGGAGCATTTTCCAATCTCCCCCCTACTCGGATGATGCCATCGGTGTCTTGATAAGCCACCAACTGAGCAAATGGGTGATCCTTTGGCCATGATGCCTGTTTTGCGAGTAATTGGAGTTCAGAGTAGAAATGAATACGTTGAGTTTCCTTGATGCAGAACTGGAGTGCGAGGTTGATTTCAGTTGATGTGAGTGGACGAGCGAGAGTCGAGTGTGGTATGCGTTTGATTATATCGCGTACCCTCCCACAAATTGCTGTAACTCTGAGCATACGCAATAGTGGGATTGGACGTTCCATTAGCGTCCAAGACGAGTTGAGTGGTTGAGCCGAAACATAGAGTGATTTGACTGGACGTTCTTCCAGGTGAGTATCTGCATCTTTATGAATAGGACTGGTTGGCCAGGACGGCGAGTCTTCGAGCAACCATGATGGGCCAGACCACCATAGTTGATGAGTTTTAAGCTGACTGGTTGTCAAGCCTCGAGTTGCAAAATCTGCTGGATTGTCAGTGCCAGGGACAAACTTCCAGTGGCCATCTGGAATTAGTTCTTGAATAAATGACACCCTATTCCTGACAAAGTCTTCCCAGCGAGACGGGTGCGAGTGTATCCACGTGAGCGTGATTGATGAATCGGTCCAAAGATATGTTGGCACATGCGAGTAGTTGAGTGTAGTCTGGCAGTGTTTGACGAGTTTTGCCAACATGTGAGCCGCGGTGAGTTCCAAGCGTGGAATCGTTAGGGGTTTCAACGGTGCCACCTTGGTTTTAGAGCAAAGCAGCGTAACCTTTGCTCTCTGAGTTCGAGTTGTCGGTAGGACCTTGATAAATACTGCCGCAGCCATCGCCAATTGCGAGGCATCGGAGAATCCATGGATTTCTAGAGCCGAGTTCGTGGACGAGTGGATCCATCTGGGAATCTTGATGATATGAATCATGTCGAGTTGAGTTTCGAATGAAGTCCATTTCTGACGTAGTTCTGCAGATAATGGAGTGTCCCAGCCGAGTTTGACAAGCCAAAGTTCCTGCATGAACATTTTGGCTTGAATTATGAGTGGTGATAGGAATCCCAGTGGATCAAAGATCTGAGCAATCTCTGATAGAATTGCACGCTTTGTGCATGGTTGAGTTGAGCATGGTGGCGAGTGTTTGAAAGAGAATTGATCCTTGTTTGAAGACCAGTACATCCCAAGAATTTTGGTGCTGACTTCTGGATCCtctattttgtattttgtaaTCGCTTCCGCACGATTGAGCTGAAGTAGTTTGCGATGATTGCTTGCCCATTTGGCGAGTGGGAATCCGCCCGCCTTGCACAGATCCTCGATATCATTTGCAACTGCTTGCAATGACTCGAGATCATCTGCGCCTCCGGAAATGTCGTCAACATACCGTCTTTTTGTGAGTGGATCGATTGCGAGTGGGAATCGATGTCCTTCATCTTCGACTAATTGCAGCAGGGCTCGAACAGCGAGAAATAGAGCTGATTTCGTCCCATAAGTAACTGTAGTGAGTTTGAAGGGAATGATGTTTCCTTCCTCATCAAACCAGAGTGTTTGTTGCAGACCCTGGTCCTTTTCGTGAACCAAAATCTGTCGATACATTTTGGTAACATCTGTGATAAAGATGAACCGGTGTTGTCGCGAGCTGATGAGTACGTCGAAGATGTTAACGAGTAATTTTGGCCCGGTATGCATGATGTCGTTGAGTGAGAGTCCTGAACTGGTTGGTTTTGAGCCGTTGAAGACCACACGGATCTTGAAATTGTTGTTGTCCTCCTTCAGTACCCCATGGTGGGGTAGGAAGTATTGAATTGATGATGTAGATGATGCCGCAGGCACCATGTGCTTGAGTTCGAGATACTCTGCCATGAAGTTCATGTAGAGTGTTTTGAGCCGAGCATCATGATCAAGACGTCGCATGAGGTGTTGTAAGCAGCGACGAGCTGCTGTGTATGAGTTCCCCAGCTGGTGCGGGTCTGATATCAATGGCAGTCTGACGATGTATCTGCCAGAACTGTCTCGAGTGTGAGTGTCCCGGAAGTGAGCTTCACAAGCCTCTTCTTCGGGAGTTAATGAGTGTAGTTGAGTTGGACTGACCTCTTCTTGGAGCCAGAATCGAGTTAGTAAGTCTTGAAGATCTTGATCATGATGATTGGAGACAGCATGATGAATTCTCAGTGGTTTGTTGAGCCGAGCTTGGACTGGACCAATGATAATCCAGCCAAAGATGGTGTTTTGAGCGAGTAATCCAGGAGATTTGCACTTGATGATCTCGCCAGTGATGACCTGGCC is part of the Microplitis mediator isolate UGA2020A chromosome 11, iyMicMedi2.1, whole genome shotgun sequence genome and harbors:
- the LOC130676920 gene encoding uncharacterized protein LOC130676920, which translates into the protein MCNESFSLAWGAICKRYDVPRLLIGAQLDKLVNLPALTSRSSKQLYSLIDQTHEAINALLAQKVNLQEGDCYLLTHIIISKLDRSTREAWELSLGSSVEFPKLKQLRQFLTDRARAQERYEESTSKAGDHQKSSHSHSHSSSKAQKNSYAHVATSSAPKPAGTSTPASAQHKVETKAQYPCDLCQGDHYLVRCDQFGKLTNQQRTQLVIQARLCPNCLGHHRVEACKSPFRCRECQEQHHSMIHPGIPATQTQALDTHSHSPTTSSPHSNNTLAHTQAQHTHDRSTRTHHSPTQNSTTGCTQTHHYATLLATCQVYVVTKLSTHPIRILLDTGSEISFVSDSLVRMLNISRARSHLTILGIGAAKAGHTRGCATLTLRSYHSDQSLTIKAHILSGLTARLPSNQVQNTDLAQYSHLTLADPEFGTPGPTDVILGADYYGQVITGEIIKCKSPGLLAQNTIFGWIIIGPVQARLNKPLRIHHAVSNHHDQDLQDLLTRFWLQEEVSPTQLHSLTPEEEACEAHFRDTHTRDSSGRYIVRLPLISDPHQLGNSYTAARRCLQHLMRRLDHDARLKTLYMNFMAEYLELKHMVPAASSTSSIQYFLPHHGVLKEDNNNFKIRVVFNGSKPTSSGLSLNDIMHTGPKLLVNIFDVLISSRQHRFIFITDVTKMYRQILVHEKDQGLQQTLWFDEEGNIIPFKLTTVTYGTKSALFLAVRALLQLVEDEGHRFPLAIDPLTKRRYVDDISGGADDLESLQAVANDIEDLCKAGGFPLAKWASNHRKLLQLNRAEAITKYKIEDPEVSTKILGMYWSSNKDQFSFKHSPPCSTQPCTKRAILSEIAQIFDPLGFLSPLIIQAKMFMQELWLVKLGWDTPLSAELRQKWTSFETQLDMIHIIKIPRWIHSSTNSALEIHGFSDASQLAMAAAVFIKVLPTTRTQRAKVTLLCSKTKVAPLKPLTIPRLELTAAHMLAKLVKHCQTTLNYSHVPTYLWTDSSITLTWIHSHPSRWEDFVRNRVSFIQELIPDGHWKFVPGTDNPADFATRGLTTSQLKTHQLWWSGPSWLLEDSPSWPTSPIHKDADTHLEERPVKSLYVSAQPLNSSWTLMERPIPLLRMLRVTAICGRVRDIIKRIPHSTLARPLTSTEINLALQFCIKETQRIHFYSELQLLAKQASWPKDHPFAQLVAYQDTDGIIRVGGRLENAPNSDQQKHPAILPRDTALTRLVISDAHQRTMHGGTQLTLAHTRLRYWIIGGRQPVRSHILKCLVCARHRGVRAQQLMGQLPTQRVTPAPPFSHTGVDYAGPVSIKSWKGRGSRIYKGWICVFVCLTTSAVHVDLVSDYSSSGFIAALRRFIHRRGVCTALYSDCGTTFQGAYSELKRLFTQGTQESHALLDWATVHQITWHFNPPAAPHMGGKWEAAVKSVKHHLTRTLGESAFTFEELTTLLTQVEGILNSRPLEALSDDPQDPSSLTPGHFLIGRPIAAIPEPSLMDTEVSRLSRWQFIQQRVQHFWNHWSTSYIQRHLARTKWHHARNHTRLAKHLLSSDLALTRSQCRVSKLIVTKTYTRNIYDR